Proteins found in one Verrucomicrobiia bacterium genomic segment:
- the bcp gene encoding thioredoxin-dependent thiol peroxidase — translation MITAGNPLPQFSLQDDSGTTVTEKSLLGKWSVLYFYPKDDTPGCTTEACSLRDAQKDFLEKGVSIYGISKDSVKSHVKFREKFHLTFPLLADVETTMAQAFGVWVEKSMYGKKYMGMERSTFIVNPEGTIVAVYPKVDPVDHGPFLLQQLAELMP, via the coding sequence ATGATTACAGCCGGCAATCCCCTGCCCCAATTCTCCCTCCAAGATGACAGCGGTACTACGGTGACGGAGAAAAGCCTTTTGGGAAAGTGGAGTGTGCTCTACTTTTACCCAAAGGACGACACTCCTGGTTGCACCACAGAAGCTTGCTCACTCCGTGACGCTCAGAAGGATTTCTTGGAGAAAGGTGTTTCCATCTATGGGATTAGCAAGGACTCCGTAAAATCCCACGTAAAGTTTAGGGAGAAGTTCCATCTCACCTTTCCTCTTTTGGCCGATGTTGAGACCACCATGGCCCAAGCTTTTGGCGTTTGGGTAGAGAAGAGCATGTACGGAAAGAAATACATGGGAATGGAACGAAGTACGTTCATTGTGAATCCCGAAGGAACCATTGTGGCGGTCTACCCCAAAGTAGACCCTGTAGACCACGGCCCGTTCCTCCTTCAGCAACTGGCCGAGCTTATGCCGTAA
- a CDS encoding histidine phosphatase family protein has product MNASTRIIFVRHAQTVWNKEHRYAGSGEVPLAPEAQEQIARLTERLSHERIDAIYASPLTRCLTTIMPTAEQRHLRIIKREELRERNLGDWEGHSPREIHKTHSGYHFPESAYDGSFRVPGSEPLDHLEQRLRAIIHEVVEAHPGQHIVLATHAGLIWMLQARLVQNRPHELHWAGNCAIATVVAEHGHLLLAGIEEQGSYLFPSTHTA; this is encoded by the coding sequence ATGAATGCTAGTACCCGCATTATTTTCGTCCGGCACGCGCAAACCGTGTGGAATAAGGAACATCGCTATGCCGGTAGCGGTGAAGTTCCCTTGGCGCCCGAGGCGCAGGAACAGATTGCGCGTCTCACAGAACGCTTGAGCCACGAGCGGATTGATGCCATTTATGCCTCTCCGCTTACGCGCTGCCTCACTACGATTATGCCAACCGCTGAACAGCGTCACCTGCGCATCATAAAGCGGGAAGAGCTTCGTGAACGGAACTTAGGAGACTGGGAAGGCCACTCACCCCGCGAGATCCACAAGACACACAGTGGGTACCATTTCCCTGAGAGTGCCTACGACGGCTCATTCCGAGTGCCGGGCTCCGAGCCATTGGACCACTTGGAACAGCGACTGCGCGCCATTATCCACGAAGTAGTGGAGGCACACCCCGGGCAACATATTGTACTAGCTACGCATGCCGGCCTCATTTGGATGCTCCAAGCGCGCCTCGTTCAAAACAGGCCTCACGAGCTGCACTGGGCAGGCAACTGCGCTATTGCTACCGTAGTGGCAGAACATGGCCACCTCCTTTTGGCAGGCATTGAAGAGCAAGGCAGCTATTTGTTCCCCTCCACCCATACCGCTTAG